The Chitinivorax sp. B genome window below encodes:
- a CDS encoding benzoate/H(+) symporter BenE family transporter yields the protein MSVRSHALTIATAAVVTVLVGFTSSYAIVVQAGQAMGMDREHIISMTVVLCLGMGLTTLLPSLWLRMPIVTAWSTPGAALLAVTAHQGSLPSAIGAFVVCGILLTLMGVSGWFERGMHRIPAALASALLAGVLVKFALETFAGLQTAFPIVGSMVLTYFLGKRWSPRFAVPWVLAVGVAAAALCGQLPLPQAMGTFNLPIWTTPQFVFTDIISIALPLFVVTMASQNVPGVAVLKAFHYPAPISRIITLTGLTTLVFAPFGAFGLNLAAITAALCMGAEVHPDAGKRYWAAVGAGALYIALALVAPVIVDVFQAFPRELIISIAGLALLPTIGRGLSTALHDETEREPALVAFLVTASGVTLLGIGSAFWGVVMGLLTRCVMVTRR from the coding sequence ATGAGTGTGCGTTCTCACGCCTTGACCATTGCAACCGCCGCCGTGGTGACGGTGCTGGTTGGGTTCACCAGCTCTTACGCCATCGTGGTGCAGGCCGGCCAAGCTATGGGAATGGACCGCGAACACATCATTTCTATGACTGTAGTGCTGTGTCTGGGGATGGGGTTGACCACCTTGCTGCCGAGCCTTTGGTTACGGATGCCGATTGTCACTGCCTGGTCGACACCAGGGGCTGCCCTGTTGGCCGTTACTGCGCATCAGGGTAGTTTGCCTAGTGCGATTGGTGCATTTGTGGTGTGTGGGATATTGTTGACGCTCATGGGGGTATCGGGCTGGTTCGAACGTGGTATGCATCGTATCCCGGCAGCATTGGCCAGTGCCTTGCTGGCCGGCGTACTAGTCAAGTTTGCACTGGAGACTTTCGCAGGTCTTCAGACGGCATTCCCGATCGTTGGTAGCATGGTACTGACCTATTTTTTGGGCAAACGCTGGTCACCGCGCTTTGCTGTGCCATGGGTGCTGGCGGTGGGTGTCGCCGCCGCCGCCTTATGTGGGCAACTGCCGCTACCCCAAGCAATGGGGACGTTCAATCTGCCGATCTGGACTACACCACAATTTGTATTCACCGATATCATCAGCATTGCTTTGCCTTTGTTCGTGGTCACCATGGCTTCACAAAATGTGCCAGGTGTGGCTGTACTGAAGGCGTTCCACTATCCTGCCCCCATTTCACGCATCATTACCCTGACAGGGTTGACTACGCTGGTGTTCGCTCCGTTTGGTGCCTTTGGTCTGAATCTGGCCGCCATCACGGCAGCGCTGTGCATGGGTGCTGAAGTTCATCCCGATGCAGGTAAACGTTACTGGGCAGCTGTTGGCGCCGGTGCGCTATATATTGCCTTGGCACTGGTGGCACCGGTGATTGTCGATGTATTCCAGGCCTTTCCGCGTGAGTTGATCATCTCTATTGCCGGCTTGGCATTATTGCCCACGATCGGACGTGGCCTGTCGACCGCATTACACGATGAAACTGAACGGGAACCTGCTTTGGTAGCTTTTCTGGTAACCGCATCCGGGGTGACTTTGCTTGGGATTGGCTCTGCATTCTGGGGGGTGGTGATGGGTTTACTGACCCGTTGCGTGATGGTAACAAGACGGTGA
- the lgt gene encoding prolipoprotein diacylglyceryl transferase — MITHPQFDAVAIHLGPLAIRWYGLMYLVGFILFIVLGRMRIKRRPDLGWDNRQLDDLLFYGVLGVVLGGRLGYVLFYKFGDYLSNPAAILKVWEGGMSFHGGFLGVLAAMWLFGRKTGKTFWQVADFVAPLVPTGLLAGRIGNFINGELWGRVTTPDSPWAMLFPQAAREDINAAASNPQWQSWLLQYGALPRHASQLYQAALEGLCLFLILWAFSAKPRPSAQVSAVFLIGYGSFRFISEFAREPDSFLGLLAMQLSMGQWLSLPMIIAGIGLFVWAGRKQA; from the coding sequence ATGATCACCCACCCACAATTTGACGCCGTGGCGATCCACTTGGGGCCATTGGCCATCCGTTGGTATGGGTTGATGTATCTGGTCGGATTCATCCTGTTCATCGTCTTGGGGCGCATGCGCATCAAACGCCGTCCTGACTTGGGCTGGGATAATCGCCAACTGGATGACTTGCTGTTCTACGGTGTGCTAGGTGTCGTACTGGGTGGACGCCTGGGATACGTGTTGTTCTACAAATTTGGCGATTACCTGAGTAATCCAGCAGCGATTCTGAAAGTCTGGGAAGGCGGTATGTCCTTCCATGGTGGCTTTTTGGGCGTATTGGCAGCAATGTGGCTGTTTGGCCGCAAAACTGGCAAGACGTTTTGGCAAGTAGCGGATTTTGTCGCACCACTGGTCCCCACCGGCTTGCTGGCTGGCCGTATCGGTAACTTCATCAACGGCGAGTTATGGGGTCGTGTTACCACACCTGACTCCCCCTGGGCCATGTTGTTCCCACAAGCAGCACGTGAAGATATCAACGCAGCCGCCAGCAACCCACAATGGCAAAGCTGGCTGCTGCAGTATGGTGCCTTGCCACGGCATGCCTCGCAGTTATACCAAGCTGCACTGGAAGGTCTGTGCCTGTTCCTTATTCTGTGGGCCTTTTCTGCCAAGCCACGGCCATCTGCTCAAGTGTCAGCCGTATTCCTGATCGGTTATGGCAGCTTCCGCTTCATTTCAGAATTCGCTCGCGAACCAGACAGCTTTCTGGGTTTACTGGCCATGCAATTGAGCATGGGGCAATGGCTAAGCCTGCCGATGATCATTGCGGGTATTGGTTTGTTTGTCTGGGCGGGGCGCAAACAAGCCTGA
- the yfcF gene encoding glutathione transferase codes for MSSQPITLYVDAHFTSPYAMSVFVGLHEKKLPFELVTVDLYAGANREPHFTGTSLTQRVPTLVHGDFALSESSAITEYLDETFDGVALYPREPQQRARVRQVQAWLRSDLMPIREERPTTTIFYQPSTIPLSDKAQQAAKKLIFAAESLLQGRDTLCEEWSIADVDLALMLNRLAMNGDPLSPQLADYAKHQWQRPSVQLWVNRQRPAY; via the coding sequence ATGTCTTCCCAACCCATCACGCTTTATGTGGATGCCCACTTCACCAGCCCCTACGCCATGTCGGTATTTGTTGGCCTACATGAGAAAAAGCTGCCATTCGAACTAGTCACCGTCGATCTCTACGCTGGTGCCAATCGCGAACCCCATTTTACCGGCACCTCGTTGACACAACGGGTACCCACGTTGGTGCATGGCGATTTTGCGCTTTCGGAGTCATCCGCCATCACCGAATACCTGGACGAGACCTTTGATGGTGTTGCACTTTACCCGCGGGAACCACAACAACGTGCACGAGTGCGTCAAGTACAAGCTTGGCTACGCAGTGATCTGATGCCAATTCGTGAGGAGCGCCCGACCACAACCATTTTCTATCAACCCAGTACAATCCCGCTATCTGACAAAGCGCAACAAGCCGCCAAGAAATTGATCTTTGCGGCCGAATCGCTATTGCAAGGTCGGGACACCCTGTGTGAGGAATGGAGTATTGCCGATGTGGACTTGGCGCTCATGCTGAACCGGTTGGCAATGAATGGTGATCCCTTGTCACCACAGCTTGCCGACTATGCCAAACACCAATGGCAACGACCCTCAGTCCAATTATGGGTGAATCGGCAACGCCCCGCCTACTAA
- a CDS encoding tail fiber protein: MIRMQHHLLISTVLLVTPLSATLACSSEPILGSICTVGFTFCPRGWAEANGQLLSIAQNTALFALLGTTYGGNGQTTFALPDLRGRAIAHTGQGPGLSNLDQGQVLGSENTTLIVNNLPPHNHSASSNAAITAKLRGSSGNGSTDSPAGGVLAKQARTNIYGAGPADTDMGPSAIAVNATVATTTSNTGGGQPFDNHQPTLVMRQCIALEGIFPSRN, translated from the coding sequence ATGATTCGCATGCAACATCATTTGTTGATTAGCACTGTCTTGTTGGTCACGCCACTGTCTGCGACGCTGGCTTGTTCTTCAGAACCCATCCTGGGATCCATCTGTACCGTTGGATTCACCTTCTGTCCGCGCGGCTGGGCAGAGGCCAACGGGCAATTGCTTTCCATCGCACAGAATACGGCTTTGTTTGCATTACTGGGTACAACTTATGGTGGCAATGGGCAAACCACCTTTGCGTTACCCGATCTACGCGGCAGAGCCATCGCTCATACAGGGCAAGGGCCAGGCCTATCCAATCTGGACCAAGGGCAGGTCTTGGGAAGTGAAAATACCACGTTGATCGTCAACAATCTGCCACCTCACAATCACAGCGCCAGTTCCAACGCCGCCATCACAGCCAAGCTTCGTGGCAGCAGTGGCAATGGATCGACCGACAGCCCTGCTGGTGGTGTGCTGGCGAAGCAAGCCCGCACCAACATCTATGGCGCCGGACCGGCCGATACGGACATGGGACCATCAGCCATTGCTGTTAATGCGACGGTGGCAACCACAACCAGCAACACCGGTGGTGGCCAACCATTCGACAATCATCAGCCCACTTTAGTCATGCGACAGTGCATTGCTCTGGAAGGCATTTTCCCTTCCCGAAATTGA
- the corA gene encoding magnesium/cobalt transporter CorA, with product MARARKLYKDRLRKTGQGPGALIHIGDVKTDVPAITLIEYDVERYRETHFRSLEEGKAYQPNGGVYWLNVHGLHEPEIMAEIGERFNLHPLTLEDILNTDQRPKLEDYGHYLYIVARVFDCDTHGNLFSEQVSLAVGPNWVLTFQERPTGKLADLRQRLSAGTGLLRRSGADYLAYSILDAIVDYYFVVLERVNDATERLEDELLQRPSHKLLPRIHILKADTLLLKRSLWPLRELFSTLARGEHDLFGADTRLYLRDVYDHTVHVIESTEVIRDLIAGMQDIYLSALSNRLNVEMRFLTAITTIFLPLTLITGIYGMNFKYMPELEWHWGYFGVLGLLVVIASVMGYSFWRRRWL from the coding sequence ATGGCAAGAGCGCGTAAGCTCTACAAAGACCGCCTGCGCAAAACTGGCCAAGGCCCGGGCGCATTGATACACATCGGTGACGTGAAAACGGACGTGCCAGCGATCACCTTGATCGAATATGATGTTGAGCGGTATCGGGAGACGCATTTTCGTAGCCTGGAAGAGGGCAAAGCTTATCAGCCGAATGGCGGCGTATATTGGCTGAATGTGCACGGCCTGCATGAGCCAGAGATCATGGCTGAGATCGGTGAGCGCTTCAATCTGCACCCATTGACACTGGAAGACATTCTGAATACCGATCAGCGTCCCAAGCTGGAGGATTACGGTCACTATTTATACATTGTGGCTCGGGTGTTTGACTGTGACACCCATGGCAATCTGTTTTCCGAACAGGTCAGCCTGGCGGTGGGGCCGAATTGGGTACTGACTTTTCAAGAACGGCCAACAGGCAAACTGGCGGACCTTCGCCAGCGTTTGAGTGCGGGCACCGGCCTATTACGTAGATCCGGTGCGGACTATCTCGCCTATTCCATTCTGGATGCGATTGTTGACTACTACTTTGTCGTGTTGGAGCGAGTCAATGATGCCACTGAAAGGCTAGAGGATGAATTGCTACAACGTCCCAGTCACAAGCTGTTGCCGCGTATTCATATACTGAAGGCAGATACCTTGTTGCTGAAACGCTCGTTATGGCCGCTGCGCGAGCTGTTCAGTACGCTGGCTCGTGGTGAGCATGATCTGTTTGGTGCAGATACCCGACTTTACCTGCGTGATGTCTATGATCACACTGTGCATGTGATCGAATCCACCGAGGTTATCCGAGATCTGATCGCGGGTATGCAGGATATCTATCTATCCGCGCTGTCAAATCGCCTGAATGTCGAAATGCGCTTTTTGACCGCGATTACCACGATCTTCTTGCCGCTGACGTTAATTACCGGGATTTATGGCATGAACTTCAAATACATGCCGGAGTTGGAGTGGCATTGGGGCTACTTTGGCGTACTGGGTTTACTGGTGGTAATTGCATCGGTGATGGGCTATTCGTTCTGGCGACGTCGCTGGTTGTAG
- the ppx gene encoding exopolyphosphatase, producing the protein MNFPTIAAVDLGSNSFRLQVARVVDDQIYPLDTLKDPVRLGAGLTADDWLEEAAIQRAVQCLRRFGERLRGLPKEAVRIVGTNTLRVALNASEFMPRFEQALGDFPIEIIAGREEARLIYLGAAHSLPATKEKRLVIDIGGGSTEFIIGSQLKPQKTESLYMGCVSYTRRFFPDGKITKQAMRAAELAARNEIVRIVGEFHATHWQQAVGTSGTARSLADIMELNDLSTNGITAEGMERVRDMLLAQGNIADLKLNGLRPDRAPVIVGGFCIMYAAFAELGIKQMITANGALREGVLWDLLGRHHHKDMRDVTVAQFKRRYHVDIGQTERVMNLAVKLYLQLARQLEGDHEQALQIISWAAKLHEIGLSVSHTGYHKHSAYILENADMPGFSKPEQLALSRMALAHRGNLGKQLKGASLTEWSRIVAIRLGALFFRSRMDVKLPDIQLVINGNKGFTLTIDRKWLEHSPLTDMALKQEAEFWQAVGLGLEIRHGKSA; encoded by the coding sequence ATGAATTTTCCCACTATTGCCGCAGTTGACTTGGGTTCCAACAGCTTTCGGCTGCAGGTTGCCCGTGTTGTCGACGATCAGATCTATCCCCTTGATACCCTGAAAGACCCTGTTCGACTTGGGGCCGGCTTGACCGCTGATGATTGGTTGGAAGAGGCAGCCATTCAACGTGCTGTGCAATGCCTACGCCGGTTTGGTGAGCGTTTGCGTGGCCTGCCAAAGGAGGCGGTCCGCATTGTTGGTACCAATACGTTGCGGGTAGCGTTGAACGCTTCCGAATTCATGCCGCGTTTTGAACAGGCTTTGGGCGATTTCCCAATTGAGATCATTGCTGGTCGTGAAGAGGCACGCCTGATTTACCTGGGTGCAGCACATAGTCTACCTGCCACTAAGGAAAAACGTCTGGTGATCGACATTGGAGGTGGGTCGACGGAATTCATCATTGGTAGTCAACTTAAACCGCAAAAGACTGAGAGTCTTTACATGGGGTGCGTCAGCTATACACGGCGCTTTTTTCCTGATGGCAAGATCACCAAGCAGGCAATGCGGGCAGCAGAGCTGGCCGCACGCAATGAAATCGTTCGTATAGTCGGCGAGTTCCATGCGACCCATTGGCAACAGGCGGTCGGCACTTCCGGTACAGCCAGGTCCCTGGCTGACATTATGGAATTGAACGACCTGAGTACCAATGGCATCACCGCTGAAGGCATGGAGCGTGTACGTGATATGTTGCTTGCTCAGGGGAATATTGCGGATCTTAAACTCAATGGTTTACGGCCTGATCGCGCCCCGGTGATCGTGGGTGGTTTCTGCATCATGTATGCAGCGTTTGCCGAGCTGGGCATCAAACAGATGATCACAGCCAATGGTGCGCTACGCGAAGGAGTATTGTGGGATTTATTGGGGCGCCACCATCACAAGGACATGCGTGATGTGACGGTGGCGCAGTTCAAACGCCGTTATCATGTGGATATCGGTCAGACCGAACGCGTGATGAACCTGGCCGTGAAGCTTTACCTACAGCTGGCAAGGCAGCTGGAAGGTGACCATGAGCAGGCGCTACAAATCATCAGCTGGGCGGCCAAACTGCATGAAATCGGCTTATCGGTATCACACACGGGTTATCACAAGCACTCAGCCTATATTCTTGAAAATGCCGACATGCCTGGTTTTTCCAAGCCAGAGCAGTTGGCGTTGTCGCGCATGGCACTGGCCCATCGCGGTAATCTTGGGAAGCAGCTTAAAGGTGCCAGTCTGACCGAATGGTCTCGCATCGTAGCGATCCGTCTGGGAGCCTTGTTCTTCCGGAGCCGGATGGACGTCAAGCTGCCCGATATCCAGCTGGTCATCAATGGTAACAAGGGTTTTACGCTGACGATCGATCGCAAATGGCTGGAACACAGTCCATTGACGGATATGGCATTGAAGCAGGAAGCTGAATTCTGGCAAGCCGTTGGATTGGGCTTGGAGATTCGTCATGGCAAGAGCGCGTAA
- the phoU gene encoding phosphate signaling complex protein PhoU — protein MPEHISKQFDTELESVRSRVLQMGGLVEQQIITAMEGLATGDMDLIHKAISDDHRVNAYDVEIDDACQHIIARRQPAASDLRMVMTMIKTTTDLERIGDEAEKIARMSKMIYESDRVNLPRFHEVRHMADLVLEMLRKALDAFARLDLTAAAQVVRADLQVDEEYRAIIRQLITFMMEDPRTISISLEILSIAKALERIGDHAKNMSEYVVFMVKGKDVRHTSVEEVEREALQ, from the coding sequence ATGCCGGAACATATTTCAAAACAATTCGATACCGAGCTGGAATCGGTTCGCTCCCGCGTGCTGCAAATGGGGGGACTGGTTGAACAGCAAATCATCACCGCGATGGAAGGCTTGGCCACAGGCGATATGGATCTGATCCATAAGGCCATTTCCGATGATCACCGCGTCAATGCCTATGATGTGGAAATCGATGATGCCTGCCAGCATATCATTGCCCGTCGGCAACCTGCCGCCAGTGACCTGCGTATGGTCATGACAATGATCAAGACCACGACAGATCTGGAGCGTATAGGTGATGAAGCCGAAAAAATCGCCAGAATGAGCAAGATGATCTATGAGTCGGATCGGGTGAATTTGCCGCGTTTCCATGAAGTGCGCCATATGGCTGACCTGGTGCTGGAAATGTTGCGCAAGGCACTGGATGCTTTTGCGCGTCTGGATTTGACTGCAGCGGCTCAAGTGGTACGGGCTGATCTTCAGGTGGATGAAGAATACCGTGCCATCATTCGACAATTGATTACCTTCATGATGGAAGACCCACGAACCATTTCGATTTCGTTGGAGATTTTGTCGATTGCCAAAGCATTGGAACGTATTGGCGATCACGCCAAAAACATGAGTGAATACGTGGTGTTCATGGTCAAGGGTAAGGACGTTCGTCACACTTCTGTCGAAGAAGTCGAGCGCGAAGCGTTACAATAA
- the rpiA gene encoding ribose-5-phosphate isomerase RpiA, with the protein MTQDEMKQAVAKAAIQYVPDDCIVGVGTGSTANHFIDELAKIKHRINGAVASSEASAKRLTSHGIQVLDLNVVDELPVYVDGADEINHHLHMIKGGGAALTREKIVAAVAKQFICIADQSKLVDVLGAFPLPVEVIPMARSHVAREIVKLGGHPALREGVVTDNGNVIIDVHGLQIVKPVEFEAMLNQIVGVVTNGLFAARRADVLLLGKPDGVQTIS; encoded by the coding sequence ATGACGCAAGACGAAATGAAACAAGCGGTGGCCAAGGCTGCCATTCAGTATGTGCCTGATGATTGCATCGTTGGGGTTGGAACTGGTTCAACAGCAAACCATTTCATTGATGAACTGGCCAAGATCAAACATCGCATCAATGGTGCGGTGGCCAGTTCGGAAGCCAGTGCGAAGCGTTTGACGTCTCACGGAATACAAGTGCTGGATCTGAACGTGGTGGACGAATTGCCGGTGTATGTGGATGGGGCGGACGAGATCAACCATCATCTACACATGATCAAAGGCGGTGGTGCTGCACTGACCCGAGAAAAAATTGTAGCTGCGGTGGCGAAACAATTTATCTGTATTGCGGATCAAAGCAAGCTGGTGGACGTATTGGGTGCTTTCCCATTACCGGTTGAAGTTATTCCGATGGCGCGTAGTCATGTAGCTCGGGAAATCGTCAAACTGGGTGGTCACCCTGCACTGCGTGAAGGTGTGGTCACTGACAACGGCAACGTAATCATTGATGTGCATGGGTTGCAAATTGTAAAGCCAGTTGAATTTGAAGCTATGTTGAACCAGATCGTGGGTGTGGTGACCAATGGCCTGTTTGCCGCCCGGCGCGCGGATGTGCTGTTGCTTGGCAAGCCTGATGGAGTTCAGACCATTTCCTAA
- the ilvA gene encoding threonine ammonia-lyase, biosynthetic, protein MKQDYLERILTARVYEAAVETPLETAPNLSKRIDNQVLLKREDMQPVFSFKLRGAYNKMASLSDEELARGVVTASAGNHAQGVAFSAQKLGVKATIVMPATTPRIKVNAVAARGGNVVLHGDSYDDAYRHALSIVEQEGATMVHPFDDPDVIAGQGTVGMEILRQESKLITAIFVPIGGGGLAAGLSAYVKRLKPEIRVIGVEPIDSDAMYQSLQAGERVTLPQVGLFADGVAVKLVGAETFLLCQRYLDEIVRVDTDEICAAIKDVFEDTRSIMEPSGALALAGLKRWAAREQVKGQRLVAVTSGANMNFDRLRHVAERAEVGEQREVLLAVNLPERPGSFRHMCEFLGGRFVTEFNYRYASADQAHVFVGLQVNHRSEATEIVRELEVHGLTALDLTENELAKVHIRNLIGGRAPAARHERLISFEFPERPGALTRFLDSMNHDWNISLFHYRHHGADYGRVLVGIQVPPDENAEFGEFLAKLGYIWAEETDNPAYKLFLS, encoded by the coding sequence ATGAAACAGGATTATCTGGAACGCATACTCACCGCCCGCGTTTATGAAGCAGCGGTTGAAACCCCCTTGGAAACTGCCCCCAACCTCAGCAAGCGCATTGACAATCAGGTATTGCTGAAACGCGAAGATATGCAACCGGTGTTTTCCTTCAAATTGCGTGGCGCCTATAACAAAATGGCATCACTCAGCGATGAGGAGCTGGCACGGGGGGTGGTGACCGCATCGGCAGGCAACCATGCACAGGGAGTGGCCTTCTCGGCGCAAAAACTTGGGGTGAAAGCCACCATCGTCATGCCTGCTACCACACCACGTATCAAAGTGAATGCAGTGGCCGCACGGGGTGGCAATGTGGTGTTACATGGCGATAGTTATGACGATGCCTATCGTCACGCGCTGTCCATCGTCGAACAGGAAGGCGCCACCATGGTCCATCCGTTTGATGATCCGGACGTGATCGCAGGCCAAGGCACTGTTGGCATGGAAATCCTGCGACAAGAATCCAAACTGATTACCGCAATTTTCGTCCCCATTGGCGGCGGCGGTCTGGCCGCTGGGCTGAGTGCCTACGTCAAACGATTGAAACCCGAGATCCGTGTGATTGGGGTGGAACCGATAGATTCGGACGCGATGTACCAGTCACTACAAGCCGGTGAACGTGTCACCCTGCCACAGGTTGGGCTGTTTGCCGATGGCGTGGCCGTTAAGTTGGTTGGGGCAGAAACCTTTCTGTTATGTCAGCGCTATCTGGATGAAATCGTACGTGTGGATACTGACGAAATCTGCGCAGCCATCAAAGACGTATTCGAAGATACCCGTTCGATCATGGAACCTTCCGGTGCCTTGGCACTGGCTGGCCTGAAGCGTTGGGCTGCACGTGAGCAGGTGAAAGGCCAGCGACTGGTCGCCGTCACATCCGGTGCCAATATGAACTTCGACCGCCTTCGCCATGTAGCAGAGCGGGCCGAAGTAGGTGAACAACGTGAAGTGTTGCTGGCTGTGAACCTGCCAGAAAGACCAGGCAGCTTCCGCCATATGTGCGAGTTCCTGGGTGGACGTTTCGTCACTGAATTCAACTATCGCTATGCCAGTGCTGATCAGGCACATGTCTTTGTTGGCCTGCAGGTGAATCATCGCAGCGAGGCGACGGAGATTGTTCGGGAGCTAGAGGTGCATGGGCTGACAGCCCTGGACCTGACAGAGAATGAACTTGCCAAGGTCCATATCCGTAACCTGATTGGTGGTCGCGCACCGGCGGCGCGCCACGAACGCCTGATCAGCTTTGAGTTCCCGGAACGCCCTGGCGCCCTGACACGCTTTCTGGACAGCATGAATCACGACTGGAACATCAGCCTGTTCCATTACCGCCACCATGGTGCTGACTATGGCCGAGTTCTGGTTGGCATTCAGGTGCCACCTGACGAAAATGCCGAATTTGGCGAATTTTTGGCCAAACTGGGCTATATATGGGCAGAAGAGACCGACAATCCTGCATACAAACTGTTCCTCAGCTGA